One window from the genome of Pedobacter schmidteae encodes:
- a CDS encoding FecR domain-containing protein gives MEPLEELYDKYLDGTITDAEKRELFELIRRSDNQDLAALADKYLRTEPPKDLDYLQEHTDRILEQIKLRIDESERLPVRRLWPRIVAAAAILLVVGWGVMFYMNNQKPAINVEAAYANDVAPGKMGATLTLASGEKIKLSDAAEGEIAKQAGITVEKTADGQLVYHMGAGSGESGGTYNTLSTAKGETYILTLPDKSKVWLNAASSLTYSAGLNERGLRRVRLEGEAYFEVFKDKQRPFIVESRGQQVEVLGTHFNVSSYGDEAFVATTLIEGSVRVSLLRGTKQSNATPGNNDYVILKPGQQAINADHVRLVVKDVETDEAVAWKNGEFLFNKEPLESIMLKISRWYDVKIKYEDNQMKNRVFWASVTRSGKITDILKVLELTGDVHFEIEGRTIIVKP, from the coding sequence ATGGAACCTTTGGAGGAATTATATGATAAGTACCTGGATGGTACAATTACGGATGCTGAAAAGCGGGAGCTTTTTGAGCTGATCCGCCGGTCTGATAACCAGGACCTGGCAGCACTGGCGGATAAATACCTGAGGACGGAGCCTCCAAAGGATCTGGACTATTTGCAGGAACATACCGATAGAATTTTGGAGCAGATCAAATTGCGTATTGATGAATCTGAAAGGCTTCCTGTACGCAGGTTATGGCCTCGTATAGTGGCTGCTGCTGCGATTTTACTGGTGGTGGGTTGGGGAGTAATGTTTTACATGAATAATCAGAAACCTGCAATAAATGTGGAGGCTGCGTATGCGAATGATGTGGCGCCTGGAAAGATGGGGGCGACTTTGACTTTAGCGAGTGGAGAAAAAATAAAGCTTTCGGATGCGGCTGAAGGGGAGATTGCAAAACAGGCGGGGATCACGGTGGAAAAGACTGCTGATGGGCAGCTGGTGTACCATATGGGGGCTGGCTCGGGGGAGTCTGGAGGAACTTATAACACGCTGTCTACGGCTAAGGGGGAAACTTATATTTTGACCTTGCCGGATAAATCAAAGGTTTGGCTTAACGCTGCTTCAAGTTTAACTTATTCTGCCGGCTTAAATGAGCGTGGGTTGCGCAGGGTAAGACTTGAAGGTGAGGCTTATTTCGAGGTTTTTAAGGATAAACAGCGTCCTTTTATCGTGGAGAGCAGAGGGCAGCAGGTGGAGGTGTTGGGTACGCATTTTAATGTGAGCAGTTACGGGGATGAGGCTTTTGTGGCGACGACTTTGATTGAGGGGTCGGTCCGCGTGTCGTTATTGCGAGGCACGAAGCAATCTAATGCTACGCCGGGGAATAATGATTACGTAATATTGAAACCAGGACAACAGGCCATTAACGCAGATCATGTCAGGTTGGTAGTAAAAGATGTAGAAACAGATGAAGCTGTGGCCTGGAAGAATGGAGAGTTTCTATTTAATAAAGAGCCTTTGGAAAGTATAATGCTTAAAATTTCAAGGTGGTACGACGTAAAAATAAAATATGAGGATAACCAAATGAAGAACAGAGTATTTTGGGCCTCTGTTACCCGCTCCGGAAAGATAACTGATATATTAAAAGTTCTCGAATTAACAGGGGATGTACATTTTGAAATTGAAGGGAGGACTATTATTGTAAAACCATAA
- a CDS encoding SusC/RagA family TonB-linked outer membrane protein has protein sequence MRLTIVLIITFIIQASASGFAQQITFKGKNVSLQQVFKAIKAQTGYNIVVTGTNLDKSKSVTIDLKNTPLKEALQRIFSNQPLTYEIVGKTIAISEKQEPTSSVSPQQNISGTVTNERGEPLPGVTVTVKETDRQTATDSKGNFTINANSNQVLVFTFLGYNAEEKKIDSRRVIDVILIESVDLLNQVQIIAYGSTTRRLNTGSVAKISAKEIAQQPVSNPLAALSGRMPGLVVTQSSGVSGSSFSLQVRGRNSLAQGSEPLILIDGIPFAPQNQGINVLGSAITQQSTATLSPFTTINPADVESIDVLKDADATAIYGSRGANGVILITTKKGKAGKTQITANVSQGIMKATRGMQLMNTEQYLTMRREAFTNSGTTPTNSSAPDLTIWDQKRYTDLWKELLGNTGHATNAQLSLSGGGNSVQFLISGGYNRETNVFPGEQPNDRGNGSFSLAHTSANQKLNVTLSGGFSATRNTSNASDLTYYTFLPPNIPNFFNADGSLKWSEDGIEYENPYAYLKQTYQAKSNSLNSSLNLSYQIIDGLSAKLLAGYNQLIAKDFSGLPKSSNAPSNISESRASHGTNDFTSWNIEPQLSYKRTIWKGTLDVLAGTTFHRKQNENTYLLLSGFASEALMPSIQAATTVVGKVDNTTDYKYSAIFSRINYNISDKYLINFTGRRDGSSRFGPGNRFANFGAVGTAWIISAEKWMDKLKPIISFFKIRGSYGITGNDQIGDYKYLDTWGAAASTYQGTATLYQTGLFNASYGWERNRKKEGAIDLGFWNDHILASVSYYHNRSDNQLVQYKLPFTTGFSSITRNLPAIIDNSGWEFQLSARILEKQKLSWKVNANITLPKNKLVAFPELATSTYASLYEVGQSLNLLKVYTSKGIDPNAGLFVYNDIDGNGVFTSADYNVLGSTDPKYYGGIGTNISYAGLELDVFADFRKQTGNNFLNSVYSRRNVGGTMINQPIQLLDRWISPTQMGTYEKYMTSATSMVSNFALSELAYSDQSFIRLRTISLAYNLPSRILSITKAQQCRIYFQGQNLLTSSKTKGYNPETQRLYGLAPLKVFNAGIQITY, from the coding sequence ATGCGACTCACTATTGTACTCATAATTACCTTCATTATACAAGCCAGCGCATCGGGATTTGCACAGCAAATAACGTTTAAGGGGAAAAATGTGTCGCTTCAGCAGGTTTTTAAAGCCATAAAAGCTCAAACCGGTTATAATATTGTTGTCACCGGAACTAATCTGGATAAATCTAAGTCGGTAACAATCGACTTAAAGAATACTCCACTTAAGGAAGCCTTGCAGCGTATTTTTTCAAACCAACCGCTTACTTACGAAATTGTTGGAAAAACCATTGCCATCAGTGAAAAGCAAGAACCCACATCATCTGTTAGCCCTCAACAGAACATTTCCGGAACCGTCACGAATGAACGCGGTGAGCCACTGCCCGGAGTTACAGTAACAGTCAAAGAGACCGATCGCCAGACTGCCACCGACAGCAAAGGAAATTTCACGATAAACGCTAACTCCAACCAAGTGTTGGTTTTTACTTTTTTGGGCTATAATGCTGAGGAGAAAAAAATAGACTCCAGAAGGGTAATTGATGTTATCCTGATTGAAAGTGTGGACTTACTAAATCAGGTGCAGATCATTGCCTATGGCTCCACTACCCGACGCTTAAATACCGGATCGGTTGCAAAAATTTCAGCCAAGGAAATAGCGCAACAGCCTGTAAGTAATCCGTTAGCGGCACTTTCAGGACGTATGCCTGGTTTGGTTGTAACGCAAAGCTCAGGCGTAAGCGGTTCATCTTTCAGTTTGCAGGTGCGTGGACGTAACTCGCTGGCACAAGGTTCCGAGCCTTTGATCTTGATTGACGGCATACCCTTTGCTCCACAAAATCAAGGTATTAACGTACTAGGCTCAGCCATAACACAGCAAAGTACTGCGACACTAAGTCCCTTTACGACTATAAACCCAGCAGATGTTGAAAGTATCGATGTACTGAAAGATGCCGACGCTACTGCTATTTACGGAAGTCGCGGAGCAAATGGGGTAATACTCATTACAACCAAAAAAGGTAAAGCGGGTAAAACACAAATAACCGCGAATGTAAGCCAGGGAATAATGAAAGCAACACGAGGTATGCAGTTGATGAATACTGAACAGTATTTAACCATGCGCCGTGAGGCATTCACCAATAGCGGAACCACTCCAACTAATTCCAGTGCACCTGACCTCACTATTTGGGATCAGAAGCGTTACACTGACCTTTGGAAAGAACTACTTGGTAATACCGGGCACGCTACTAATGCTCAGCTTTCCCTTTCGGGTGGTGGTAATTCGGTACAATTCTTAATTAGTGGTGGGTACAACCGTGAAACCAATGTGTTTCCTGGCGAGCAACCTAACGACCGTGGTAATGGTAGTTTTAGCCTAGCGCATACGTCCGCAAACCAGAAGCTTAACGTAACCCTTTCGGGTGGTTTTTCAGCAACAAGAAATACCTCCAATGCAAGCGATTTGACTTATTATACTTTTCTACCACCAAACATTCCTAACTTTTTTAATGCTGATGGTTCCCTAAAATGGAGCGAAGACGGTATTGAATATGAAAATCCCTATGCCTATTTAAAGCAAACTTACCAGGCTAAAAGTAACAGTCTTAATAGTAGTTTAAACCTTTCTTACCAGATCATAGACGGTTTATCTGCCAAGTTATTGGCGGGTTATAACCAGTTAATTGCAAAAGATTTTTCTGGTCTGCCAAAGTCTTCGAATGCTCCAAGTAATATATCCGAAAGTCGTGCCTCGCATGGAACCAACGATTTCACCAGTTGGAATATTGAGCCACAACTCAGCTACAAAAGAACAATTTGGAAAGGCACGTTGGACGTACTAGCAGGAACTACTTTTCACAGAAAACAAAATGAGAATACCTACCTGTTACTGTCAGGTTTTGCTAGTGAAGCGCTAATGCCTTCAATTCAGGCCGCCACCACGGTTGTGGGAAAAGTAGATAATACAACTGACTATAAATATTCAGCCATTTTTAGCAGGATAAACTACAATATTTCTGACAAGTATTTAATAAACTTTACTGGACGACGTGATGGTAGTAGTCGTTTTGGTCCTGGTAATCGTTTTGCAAATTTTGGTGCTGTTGGTACTGCATGGATTATTTCGGCTGAAAAATGGATGGATAAACTAAAACCAATTATAAGTTTCTTTAAGATAAGGGGCAGTTATGGTATAACCGGCAATGACCAGATCGGTGATTATAAGTACTTAGATACTTGGGGCGCTGCTGCTTCGACCTATCAGGGAACTGCTACACTATATCAAACAGGGTTGTTTAATGCTAGTTATGGCTGGGAGCGGAACAGAAAAAAAGAAGGTGCTATTGATCTTGGCTTTTGGAATGACCACATTTTAGCCAGCGTAAGTTATTACCACAATCGTAGTGATAACCAGTTGGTACAATATAAACTTCCATTTACTACAGGTTTTTCTTCAATAACAAGAAACCTACCAGCCATAATTGACAATTCAGGTTGGGAATTCCAACTTTCAGCAAGGATATTAGAAAAGCAAAAGTTATCATGGAAAGTAAATGCAAACATCACCCTGCCAAAAAACAAATTGGTTGCTTTTCCTGAATTAGCAACATCTACATATGCTTCTTTATATGAAGTAGGTCAATCCCTTAATCTACTCAAAGTATATACTTCAAAAGGAATAGACCCAAATGCGGGATTATTTGTTTACAACGACATAGATGGAAATGGGGTTTTTACCTCTGCTGATTATAATGTTTTAGGCAGCACCGATCCTAAGTATTATGGCGGTATTGGAACCAACATTTCTTATGCTGGATTAGAACTAGATGTATTTGCCGATTTCCGTAAACAGACCGGAAATAATTTTTTAAACTCCGTTTATAGCCGTCGGAATGTAGGCGGAACAATGATTAATCAGCCAATACAATTATTAGATAGATGGATTAGCCCTACTCAAATGGGAACTTATGAAAAATATATGACAAGTGCCACAAGCATGGTCTCAAACTTTGCACTTTCAGAATTAGCTTATAGTGATCAATCATTTATTCGATTACGCACCATTTCACTGGCTTATAATTTACCTTCCAGAATACTTTCAATAACCAAAGCACAACAATGCAGAATTTATTTTCAGGGACAAAATTTGCTTACCAGTAGCAAAACAAAGGGATATAATCCGGAAACCCAACGCCTTTACGGTCTGGCACCATTAAAGGTATTCAATGCCGGGATTCAGATTACCTATTAA
- a CDS encoding RagB/SusD family nutrient uptake outer membrane protein, which yields MKKLNLKYKVLFGIAICLSACSRFVEVEAPSNRITGDVVFLEDATATAAVNGRYAKFIETNRHYINGGLSMFLAMYADETTTNQTTVEYRDFVNATLTSGNSIIYNNFWRTAYENIYQINRCLVGLQNATTLTPTVKNQLQGECYFLRAFCYFYLTNLFGDVPLSTEVNYESNSMLSRTSTTAVYTQMKEDLLKARDLLKPGYPTSGKFRANKYVATALLARVCLYAEQWQDAETYSTEVINSGLYGLPSPATAFLEASSEAIWQLTIDGQIFNTIEGNVFVPSATGTTLPQYPLTTSLKNVFESTDLRLANWVGSKTVSGITYYYPAKYKNRGTTTNPKTEQPIVLRLGEQYLVRAEARFKQNNLSGAVDDLKIIRNRAGLTTNISTNDPVEVQKAMMKERRTELFAEYGHRWFDLKRTGNLDATLSYKPEWQSTDRLFPIPQAEILTNTNLTPNPGY from the coding sequence ATGAAAAAACTTAATTTAAAATATAAAGTACTTTTTGGAATTGCCATCTGCCTATCTGCGTGTAGTAGGTTCGTTGAAGTAGAGGCTCCAAGCAATCGTATCACTGGCGATGTAGTCTTTCTGGAAGATGCTACCGCAACGGCGGCTGTAAATGGGCGTTACGCGAAATTTATAGAGACGAACCGTCATTATATCAACGGTGGTCTTTCTATGTTCCTGGCGATGTATGCTGATGAAACCACTACAAATCAAACCACGGTAGAATATAGAGATTTCGTAAATGCTACGCTTACTTCGGGAAACTCGATTATCTATAACAATTTTTGGAGAACAGCCTATGAAAATATTTACCAGATAAACCGATGCTTAGTTGGATTACAAAATGCTACTACATTGACACCCACGGTTAAAAACCAGCTACAGGGGGAATGCTATTTTTTGCGAGCTTTTTGTTACTTCTATCTAACAAATCTGTTTGGCGATGTTCCACTAAGCACCGAAGTAAATTACGAAAGCAATTCAATGCTCTCCCGTACTAGTACTACAGCGGTATATACGCAAATGAAAGAGGATTTATTAAAGGCGAGAGACCTGCTTAAACCAGGATACCCAACTAGTGGAAAATTTCGTGCTAATAAGTATGTAGCCACGGCACTTTTGGCAAGGGTTTGTTTATATGCGGAGCAGTGGCAGGATGCCGAAACATATAGTACGGAGGTAATCAATTCAGGGCTGTATGGCTTACCAAGCCCTGCAACAGCTTTTTTAGAAGCTAGTTCCGAAGCAATTTGGCAATTGACAATTGACGGACAAATTTTTAATACTATTGAAGGTAACGTTTTTGTTCCGTCAGCTACAGGCACTACTTTACCCCAATATCCACTTACTACTAGTTTAAAAAATGTTTTTGAAAGTACCGACTTGCGTTTAGCGAATTGGGTTGGTAGTAAAACAGTTAGCGGTATTACATATTATTATCCAGCCAAGTATAAAAACAGGGGAACAACAACAAACCCAAAAACAGAACAACCTATTGTTTTACGTTTGGGTGAACAATATTTAGTTCGCGCAGAAGCAAGATTTAAACAGAACAATCTTAGCGGAGCAGTTGATGATTTGAAGATAATCCGAAACCGGGCGGGTTTAACAACCAACATTAGTACCAATGATCCTGTAGAGGTTCAAAAAGCAATGATGAAGGAACGAAGAACCGAACTCTTTGCTGAGTATGGGCATAGATGGTTTGATTTGAAACGCACCGGAAACTTAGATGCGACATTAAGCTATAAACCAGAATGGCAATCAACCGATAGGTTGTTCCCAATTCCACAGGCAGAAATTTTAACAAACACAAACCTAACCCCAAACCCAGGATATTAA